The genomic stretch ACAAAATTGGCCTCCGAATCACAGACAACCTCCAACCAAGATAAATCCCGCAAAACCCCGGTAACCCTTTTCCTTTCCCGCTTGATCGTCTCCACCTTCTCCAAAAAATCGGCATCATTGCGCAAGACATCCAAAGTCCGCCTTTGAGTCAACGAACCGATATTATAAGGCGGTTTTACTTTATTCAAATAAATCACCAGTTCCGGGTCCGCCACGCAAATCCCTACCCGTAACCCGGCAAGTCCCCAAGCCTTGGACAGAGTTTGTAACACGACCACATTCTGATAAGTCTTCTGCAAAGTAACAGCCGACGGCATATCGGTAAAATCGATATACGCCTCGTCTACCACGATAATCCCATCAAAACGAAACGCCACCTCCCGGATACGTTCCAAAGGAATCACGTTCCCCACCGGATTATTCGGTGTGCAAAAAAAAATCATTTTCGTAAATTGATCCACGCTATCCAACAACATGTTCCACCCCGGCTGAAACTCCTCGTCCAACTCCAGACACCTCACCTCCACGTCATTCACCCGTCCACTCACCTCGTACATCGAATATCCCGGTGAAAAAACAATTATATTATCCCGTCGGGGGGTACAAACAGTCCGGATCAACATATCAATCAACTCGTCACTCCCATTTCCCAGTACCAGCCGGGAAACCTCCACCCCCTTCAATCTCCCGATCTCTCGCTTCAATTCCCGCTGAAACGGATCAGGATAACGGTTATATTCCGACGCAAATGGATTCTCGTTTGCATCCAGCAAGGTTACATCCGTTCCCTCGAACTCCGCACGGGCACAGGAATACGCTTGTAACCCCTTTATATTCTCCCTTACTATATCTCCCAATGCTTTCATTCCAAATTCTAAATTTTAAATTCTAAATTCCTAACCCTTACCGCATTCCCGTGTGCCTCCAACTTTTCGTTATCCGCCATCATTTCGATCGTTTTTCCCAAATAGAGCAAACCTTCCGGCGTGATCTCTTGGAAAGTTATCTTTTTCATAAAGGCATCCATGTTCACCCCGCTATACGCACGGGCATACCCGTTCGTGGGTAAGGTGTGATTCGTCCCAGACGCATAATCCCCCGCACTCTCCGGGGAATAGTGTCCCAAAAACACAGAACCCGCATTCCGAATTTCCGGTACCCAATCCAAATAATCCTTCACGCTCAGCATCAAATGCTCCGGTGCATAACAATTCACCAGCTCCACGCACTCTTCCCGGGAACGTAAAACAATATATTTAGAATTCCCCAGAGCCTCCCCTGCAATAACCTTGCGAGGAATTTGATCCAACTGCCTGTTCAACTCCTCTTCCACACGATCAATCAGTGATTCATCGCAAGTCACTAGAAGTACTTGACTATCCGGCCCGTGTTCCGCCTGCGACAACAAATCAGCCGCCACGAACGAGGCCCGTGCCGATTCATCCGCTACCACCATCAACTCCGAAGGCCCGGCAGGCATATCGATCGCCACGCCATAACGTCCAACCCATTGTTTCGCCGCCGTCACGAAACGATTGCCCGGTCCAAAAATCTTATCCACCCGTCCCACACTCTCCGTCCCTAATGCCAGTGCAGCGATAGCTTGAATCCCTCCCACTTTAAAAACACGGGTTACCCCACACAACCGGGCTGTCCACAAAATAGCCGGATTCACCCGTCCATCCCTTCCCGGCGGCGTACAGATCACCACCTCCCGGCACCCGGCCAACTTCGCCGGAACCGCCAACATCAGTACTGTTGAAAACAGGGGAGCGCTCCCGCCCGGGACATACAATCCCACCCGGTCTATCGCCCGGCCTTCCTGCCAGCACCGGAATCCCCTTTCGTTCACGTATTCACACTTTCCGGGAATCTGTACCTTGTGAAACTCCTCGATATTCCCCTTGGCAACCCGAATCGCCTCCTTCAACCCCGCATCCACCAGCCTATCAGCCTCTTGAAACTCCTCCTCCGTCACCTCAAACCGTCCTAACCTCACCCGATCAAAATACCACGTGTACTTCCTCAACGCCTCATCGCCATCTCTCCTCACCTCATCAAACACCGCCTTACACACCTTGTCCAAATCCTCTCCTTTATTCTCCGGACGCTCTAAAATCCTCGTCCACTTTTCCCTCTCTGGATATAATATTTTCTGCATAACCTTAAATTTAGTCTATTCATAAAACCTGTAACCCGCCAACCCAAGCGATCGCCCGTGCGGCTGAAATCTAAAATCCAATATCTAAAATTACTCTACCATTTTCTCTATCGGCACCACCAGAATCCCTTCCGCACCCGCCGCTTTCAATGCCCCGATAGACTCCCAAAATTTATTCTCGTTCACCACCGAATGCAGAGAATACCATCCTTTCATCCCCAGCGGCATAATTGTCGGACTTTTCACTCCCGGAAGTATATTGCAAATCTCCTGTAACTTCTCTTCAGGCGCATTCAACAGGATATACTTATTGCACTTGGCAGCCAACACCGCCTTCATTCTGAATATCAACTGTTCCGTTAACCGTAGTCTTTCCTCATCCAACTCCGGATTAGCCACCAAAACAGCTGTAGATTTAAACAACGTGTGGACCTCCGTCAACCCGTTTTTAAAAAGCGTACTACCGGAACTCACGATATCACAAATCGCATCGGCTAACCCTATACCGGGAGCGATCTCCACCGACCCCGTGATCACGTGTGTCTCTGCTTGAATTCTATTTTGCCTCAGAAAATCATTCAACGTGTTAGGGTAGGAAGTTGCAATCCGCTTTCCCTGCAACCAATCTAACCCGGTAAATTCCTCCGATTTAGGAATAGCAATAGAAACCCGGCAACCCGAAAAACCCAAATCTAGCAATTTCAATACATTTGCCCGTTTCTCGATCACCGTGTTCTCCCCGATAATCGCCACGTCAACAATTCCATCCTCCACGTAATGAGGAATATCCGAGTTCCGTAAATACAACACCTCCAACGGGAAATTAGAGGCTTGTGCCATCAACTGATCTTTCCCGTTATTAATACAAATTCCACACTCTTTCAATAATTCGAGCGTGTCCTCGTTCAATCGACCTGATTTTTGAATTGCGACTTTTAATTTCACCATTTCTATCTGATTTTATCGTCGCTCTGAATCCGGGAAGGCACCTATGGTATCGAAAAAAAACAAAACGAGCCCGCCTGAATCCAGGCGAGCTCGTTTATACTTTTTTATTTCAAATTACAGCACAACAGCATCATCTCACCTGAATACAGTGATGGCTATGATGATGCATATGATGTAATGTACTATTCATATTTTATCTTTTTCGTGCTGCAAATATAAGAACTAAAAACTATTTTACAAATTTCAAGCTTGCATTTTCAATCATTTTGGAAAGAGATTGAACATTCGTAGCAGGAGTAGGAATTTCTGTATAAGGAGCTAATTGTAAACCTAATTCTACCACCTCACTATTCTCAACAAGAGGAACTAATGCTGCAACAATCTGTTCAAGCGTTTCTTTATAATCTCCCAATTTATCACCGTAAGCACTCAATAATGACGGCAACATTTTCACAACAGGAAGCATCATCTCTCTATCCACATACACCTCTTTCAAACCTTCTTCCCCATCTCTCAAATACAATGGCAGTCCTGTATCAACCATCGCCATCAAAG from Butyricimonas virosa encodes the following:
- the hisD gene encoding histidinol dehydrogenase; this translates as MQKILYPEREKWTRILERPENKGEDLDKVCKAVFDEVRRDGDEALRKYTWYFDRVRLGRFEVTEEEFQEADRLVDAGLKEAIRVAKGNIEEFHKVQIPGKCEYVNERGFRCWQEGRAIDRVGLYVPGGSAPLFSTVLMLAVPAKLAGCREVVICTPPGRDGRVNPAILWTARLCGVTRVFKVGGIQAIAALALGTESVGRVDKIFGPGNRFVTAAKQWVGRYGVAIDMPAGPSELMVVADESARASFVAADLLSQAEHGPDSQVLLVTCDESLIDRVEEELNRQLDQIPRKVIAGEALGNSKYIVLRSREECVELVNCYAPEHLMLSVKDYLDWVPEIRNAGSVFLGHYSPESAGDYASGTNHTLPTNGYARAYSGVNMDAFMKKITFQEITPEGLLYLGKTIEMMADNEKLEAHGNAVRVRNLEFKI
- the hisG gene encoding ATP phosphoribosyltransferase, producing the protein MVKLKVAIQKSGRLNEDTLELLKECGICINNGKDQLMAQASNFPLEVLYLRNSDIPHYVEDGIVDVAIIGENTVIEKRANVLKLLDLGFSGCRVSIAIPKSEEFTGLDWLQGKRIATSYPNTLNDFLRQNRIQAETHVITGSVEIAPGIGLADAICDIVSSGSTLFKNGLTEVHTLFKSTAVLVANPELDEERLRLTEQLIFRMKAVLAAKCNKYILLNAPEEKLQEICNILPGVKSPTIMPLGMKGWYSLHSVVNENKFWESIGALKAAGAEGILVVPIEKMVE